ATTCTAAAAGGATAGAGAAAAAGGCCGTCGGTCTTACTATCGTATAGTTGATCCCAGAATTTCGGATCGCTTCCGAAAAAAGATCATGACTTCTAATATATTCAGCTTTTTGAATTCCTTCCGCACGAAGAAAAGAAGTGTATATGAATTTAGAAACACCCGCACGAAGTGCTTCTCTTAGCACATTCAAATTTCCGCCCAAGTTGATTTCTTCGAAAGTCTTATTGTCGCTAAAATCCTTTAGATTCAAACTCGCGCCAGCGCAGGAAATCACTGTATCTATTTCGGAGAAGGCAGTTCTCATACTCTCCGGATCTAAAATATCGCCGATCTTATGGTCATCAAATTCACCTTTGAGGATCTGCAATTTGGAAACGGATCTAGCGAGGATCCGGATCCAATATCCTTTTTGCTTTAATTCGGAAACCACCAATCTCCCCAGGTTTCCAGTCGCACCGACCACTAATATTCGTTTCATACTATTCTTCCTCAAAAGTAGACTCCAGAGTCTATTTTTTAACTATACCCGGGCAGTAGAATTGTCAACAAAAAGTAGACGTCAAAGTCTACTTTTTTAAGCTTTTCTTTTGCCAGATCTGCAAAAATCTTAGTTAGGAAAGGGAAGAAGAATGAAAGCCCGAGAAAAAATCCTCCAAGCAGCTGATAAACTTTTCTACGAACGCGGTTTTGCTAATACCGGAGTGGCAGATCTTTTAGAAGAATCCGGAGTACATAAGGCGAGCTTCTATAAATATTTTCGGGAAAAAGGAGAGGTCGGTTTAGAGTACATCCGAAAGAGAAGAGAACTGAATGCTTCACAATTCAAAAGCTTGGTCACTCTATATGCCGAATTTGAAAAGGTCGCAGATGCCTGGGGCTTGGCTCTCAAAAGAGAGGCAAAGAAGCAAAGACTATGGGGATGTCCATTTGCAGTGTTCTCGAATCAAATCCGATCTTCTCAACTTTTCTCGGACAAAGACCAACTAACGCATGCGGAAGGCGAGAT
This genomic window from Leptospira semungkisensis contains:
- a CDS encoding SDR family oxidoreductase, with the translated sequence MKRILVVGATGNLGRLVVSELKQKGYWIRILARSVSKLQILKGEFDDHKIGDILDPESMRTAFSEIDTVISCAGASLNLKDFSDNKTFEEINLGGNLNVLREALRAGVSKFIYTSFLRAEGIQKAEYIRSHDLFSEAIRNSGINYTIVRPTAFFSILLEFLEFAKKGIGIVIGDGKARINPIHEKDVAKAVVDALGSEEEEINIGGPDIFTRDQITELALKVCGKSKKPIHIPIFLNRILVYLLRPFNRRIFQFMQFGNTVHTLDIVGPQYGVLRLEDYFREKSKR
- a CDS encoding TetR/AcrR family transcriptional regulator, with product MKAREKILQAADKLFYERGFANTGVADLLEESGVHKASFYKYFREKGEVGLEYIRKRRELNASQFKSLVTLYAEFEKVADAWGLALKREAKKQRLWGCPFAVFSNQIRSSQLFSDKDQLTHAEGEIEETVHDWEEIFASYLRTNPIKRKSNLSEKQIRSFAKKILILYEGSIQLYFMTGKEEYLEEFRSSLLFLGEFYRTIP